Proteins from one Desulfovibrio legallii genomic window:
- the def gene encoding peptide deformylase — translation MLLDIVTYPDPRLKEVCAPVLEVTEEIRRLAADMLETMYAAPGVGLAAPQVGRSIRMLVMDPTVQDGEKNPRVLVNPVLSLSGEEVRSEAEGCLSVPMNYRADVRRMSNVHLSAMDLDGNRIEEDLEGFPAIVLQHEYDHLDGILFIDKISRLRRSLYDSKVKKWLKRKTAA, via the coding sequence ATGCTGCTGGACATTGTGACTTACCCGGATCCGCGCCTCAAAGAGGTCTGCGCGCCCGTGCTGGAAGTGACGGAAGAAATCCGCCGCCTGGCGGCGGATATGCTGGAAACCATGTACGCCGCGCCCGGTGTGGGCCTGGCCGCCCCGCAGGTGGGGCGCAGCATCCGGATGCTGGTCATGGATCCCACGGTGCAGGACGGCGAAAAGAATCCCCGCGTGCTGGTCAACCCCGTGCTTTCCCTTTCGGGCGAGGAAGTGCGCAGCGAGGCCGAAGGCTGCCTTTCCGTGCCCATGAATTACCGGGCCGACGTCAGGCGCATGAGCAACGTGCACCTCTCGGCCATGGATCTGGACGGCAACCGTATAGAGGAAGACCTGGAAGGCTTCCCCGCCATTGTGCTGCAGCACGAGTACGACCATCTGGACGGCATCCTGTTCATCGATAAAATCAGCCGTCTGCGGCGCAGCCTGTACGACAGCAAGGTAAAAAAGTGGCTCAAGCGCAAAACTGCCGCCTAG
- a CDS encoding DUF116 domain-containing protein, translating to MALLHKSPYSLPPTQYGGARKRVFIGLMLGSCLLLCVVLAVFLILPWTGFLGVRHWLPAVSVTVAVAGMLAVLWLCLSLVFHIYTGRPLPGCGGVRHVTVRLFFPLMELLAKLVGLDRAVVRRSFVKVNNEMVLAARGPVKPEALLVLLPHCLQRSACPHRLVHNADHCRRCGACPVGALLELRDAYGVRLAIATGGTIARRIVVQARPRCIIAVACERDLTSGIQDSYPIPVFGVLNERPHGPCLDTLAPLDAIESAIRLFLGLGPAPGAALSRAAAGAGRNAGEGR from the coding sequence ATGGCGTTGCTGCACAAGTCTCCGTATTCCTTGCCTCCGACGCAGTACGGCGGGGCGCGCAAACGGGTGTTCATCGGGCTCATGCTGGGTTCGTGCCTGCTGTTGTGCGTGGTTCTGGCGGTGTTTCTCATTTTGCCCTGGACGGGGTTTCTGGGGGTGCGGCACTGGCTGCCGGCGGTGAGCGTTACGGTGGCGGTGGCGGGCATGCTGGCGGTGCTCTGGCTGTGCCTGAGCCTGGTTTTTCATATTTACACGGGCCGCCCTTTGCCGGGGTGCGGCGGTGTGCGCCATGTAACGGTGCGGCTGTTTTTTCCGCTCATGGAGCTGCTGGCCAAGCTGGTGGGCCTGGACAGGGCAGTGGTGCGGCGCTCCTTTGTGAAGGTCAACAATGAGATGGTGCTGGCGGCGCGCGGGCCGGTAAAGCCGGAAGCGCTGCTGGTGCTTTTGCCGCATTGCCTGCAGCGCAGCGCCTGCCCGCACCGGCTGGTGCACAATGCGGACCACTGCCGCCGCTGCGGGGCCTGCCCTGTGGGGGCGCTGCTGGAGCTGCGCGACGCCTACGGCGTGCGCCTGGCCATTGCCACGGGCGGCACCATTGCCCGGCGCATTGTGGTGCAGGCCCGGCCGCGCTGCATCATTGCCGTGGCCTGCGAGCGCGACCTGACCTCCGGCATTCAGGACAGTTATCCCATTCCCGTGTTCGGGGTGCTTAACGAGCGGCCCCACGGCCCCTGCCTGGACACGCTGGCCCCGCTGGACGCCATTGAGTCCGCCATCCGGCTGTTTCTTGGTCTGGGCCCCGCGCCGGGCGCGGCGCTTTCTCGCGCGGCCGCCGGAGCGGGGCGGAACGCAGGGGAGGGGCGCTGA
- the fmt gene encoding methionyl-tRNA formyltransferase yields the protein MAQAQNCRLVFMGTPDFAVPTLRRLAAWPHGALVAVYTQPDRPAGRGHRLAMPAVKQAALELGLPVEQPENFKDPAAVARLGAYAPDVLVVAAYGLLLPQAVLDLPRLAPLNVHASLLPRWRGAAPIQRAVMEDWQPGARTGVSIMRVVRQLDAGPVYARASLPLDDHTAGSLHDALARMGAELLPQVLDALLEGRAAAEEQDADSVTYAAKITREDSCIDWSRPAVQVHAHIRGVTPWPGARVALRFDGQDKTFPCTVAPGAPGAACPGAAPGTLAYADEQLRVACADRWYALGPLRPQGRKSMSARDFVNGALRGLRPGPCGHAAAE from the coding sequence GTGGCTCAAGCGCAAAACTGCCGCCTAGTTTTTATGGGCACGCCGGATTTCGCCGTGCCCACGCTGCGCCGCCTGGCCGCCTGGCCGCACGGCGCGCTCGTCGCCGTCTATACCCAGCCGGACAGGCCCGCCGGGCGCGGGCACAGGCTCGCCATGCCGGCCGTGAAGCAGGCCGCTCTGGAACTGGGCCTGCCCGTGGAACAGCCGGAAAATTTTAAAGATCCCGCCGCCGTGGCCCGGCTGGGCGCTTACGCGCCGGACGTGCTGGTGGTGGCCGCTTACGGCCTGCTGCTGCCCCAGGCCGTGCTGGATCTGCCCCGGCTTGCGCCGCTCAATGTGCATGCCTCCCTCCTGCCGCGCTGGCGCGGGGCCGCACCCATCCAGCGCGCCGTCATGGAGGATTGGCAGCCAGGGGCCCGCACGGGCGTTTCCATCATGCGCGTGGTGCGCCAGCTGGACGCCGGACCCGTGTACGCCCGCGCCTCCCTGCCCCTGGACGACCACACGGCGGGCAGCCTGCACGACGCCCTGGCCCGGATGGGCGCGGAGCTGCTGCCGCAAGTGCTGGACGCCCTGCTGGAGGGCCGCGCCGCGGCTGAGGAGCAGGACGCGGACAGCGTCACCTACGCCGCAAAAATCACCCGTGAAGACAGCTGCATAGACTGGAGCCGCCCCGCCGTCCAGGTCCACGCCCATATCCGCGGCGTCACGCCCTGGCCTGGGGCGCGCGTTGCGCTGCGCTTTGACGGGCAGGACAAAACCTTTCCCTGCACCGTGGCCCCTGGCGCGCCCGGCGCGGCCTGCCCCGGCGCGGCCCCCGGCACGCTTGCCTATGCGGACGAACAACTGCGCGTGGCCTGCGCTGACCGCTGGTATGCGCTTGGCCCCCTGCGCCCCCAGGGCCGCAAAAGCATGTCCGCCCGCGACTTCGTCAACGGCGCGCTGCGCGGCCTGCGGCCCGGCCCGTGCGGCCACGCTGCGGCAGAGTAA